Proteins encoded in a region of the Streptomyces sp. PCS3-D2 genome:
- a CDS encoding ADP-ribosylglycohydrolase family protein, translated as MTLTLEDRALGALVGAAVGDALGGPVEGWTPDQIVERHGGRVHGVVGPWHENWRTARPIAPYHKGDGHVTDDTLMTHALVRVYETVRDHLDAYAVAEHLVPDLMTIPRWIPELEAEALPLQRIFLAEKWMVTRLHYAHADPREAGTGNIVNCGAAMYMAPVGIVNAGNPAGAYAEALDVAGAHQSSYGREAAGVFAAAVAAACLPGATAASVVQAALSLAKDGTRAAIAAVGEVACRYRDFESALAPLRAAVAPYDSVGPDYRTPSLDARRPSRLHAIEELPIALGMLLVADGRYETAVLGAVNYGRDCDSIATMAGAIAGALGGEAAVPAVWAKQVAGASRLDLHAPAVALAAVAREVFARDRARRRAHESAFAAIATP; from the coding sequence ATGACGCTCACGTTGGAGGACCGGGCCCTCGGGGCCCTCGTCGGCGCCGCCGTCGGCGACGCCCTCGGCGGCCCGGTGGAGGGCTGGACCCCGGACCAGATCGTCGAACGGCACGGCGGCCGCGTGCACGGCGTCGTCGGCCCGTGGCACGAGAACTGGCGCACCGCCCGCCCCATCGCGCCGTACCACAAAGGCGACGGACACGTCACGGACGACACCTTGATGACGCACGCGCTGGTACGGGTGTACGAGACGGTACGGGACCACCTCGACGCGTACGCCGTCGCCGAGCACCTGGTCCCCGATCTGATGACCATCCCGCGCTGGATCCCCGAACTGGAGGCCGAGGCACTGCCGTTGCAGCGGATCTTCCTCGCGGAGAAGTGGATGGTGACCCGCCTGCACTACGCGCACGCGGATCCACGCGAGGCCGGCACCGGCAACATCGTCAACTGCGGCGCGGCCATGTACATGGCCCCGGTGGGCATCGTCAACGCGGGCAACCCGGCCGGGGCCTACGCCGAGGCCCTGGACGTCGCCGGGGCGCACCAGTCCTCGTACGGGCGGGAGGCCGCGGGCGTCTTCGCGGCGGCGGTGGCGGCGGCGTGCCTGCCGGGGGCGACGGCCGCCTCGGTGGTGCAGGCAGCCCTGTCCCTGGCCAAGGACGGCACGCGCGCGGCGATCGCCGCCGTCGGCGAAGTGGCGTGCCGGTACCGGGACTTCGAGTCGGCGCTCGCCCCGCTGCGGGCAGCGGTGGCCCCCTACGACTCGGTCGGCCCGGACTACCGCACCCCGTCGCTCGACGCCCGCCGCCCGTCCCGCCTCCATGCCATCGAGGAGCTCCCGATCGCGCTGGGGATGCTGCTGGTCGCGGACGGACGGTACGAGACGGCCGTGCTCGGCGCCGTCAACTACGGGCGGGACTGCGACTCCATCGCCACCATGGCGGGGGCGATCGCCGGAGCCCTGGGCGGCGAGGCCGCGGTGCCGGCGGTCTGGGCCAAACAGGTCGCCGGAGCCAGCCGCCTGGACCTGCACGCCCCGGCCGTCGCGCTGGCCGCCGTGGCCCGGGAGGTCTTCGCCCGCGACCGGGCCCGCCGCCGCGCCCACGAGTCGGCCTTCGCCGCGATCGCGACCCCCTGA
- a CDS encoding ADP-ribosylglycohydrolase family protein — MTPSPATGPTPPEPAPALPAGQRRPAPADRAEALAGRGPDGRPQAAATGPGDTSGRRAQALPRIGPAGPAAARPGPAGPEGGAAALRPPVRADTHGGASALRAVIRPAAAPRPGQRAADRRPIEGLLLGLAAGDAAGWPAARHRASRMPQWTRRLTRELDTFAEQNATTTLPVPIALNQPPEPLRLGPSDDAEWAAFAAESVLTAAGVLLSDLSRSRRMRAAIDLAWNALASEVAAAAERAPEVESAVLPLRARISVRAGLGNLAAGLRPPATGHDNPHYFDDAACVRACVLAVVHPGDAGAAADLAEFDARYTQDGDGVHGARAMAAAIATALTTADVDAAVDAALARLPAATEIGRNARHAVGLARAHADGGAFAIVPTLEHEIVDHVYSYGIAAAETVPVALALATAARGRTGEAVPAAACLSRVADSAPALAGALTGAIGGGDSVPAAWREACRTLSGCALPRLAGTDLVELATLLARTELTSPKG; from the coding sequence ATGACTCCGTCCCCCGCGACCGGACCCACCCCACCCGAGCCCGCACCGGCCCTCCCGGCCGGGCAGCGGCGTCCCGCACCGGCCGACCGGGCGGAAGCCCTGGCCGGACGCGGCCCGGACGGGCGGCCGCAGGCGGCTGCGACCGGCCCCGGCGACACCTCGGGCCGCAGGGCGCAGGCCCTGCCGCGGATCGGACCGGCGGGGCCGGCGGCCGCGCGCCCCGGACCGGCCGGGCCGGAGGGCGGGGCGGCGGCGCTGCGACCGCCGGTGCGGGCGGACACCCACGGCGGGGCGTCGGCACTACGGGCCGTGATCCGGCCCGCGGCGGCCCCGCGGCCCGGACAACGGGCAGCGGACCGGCGCCCCATCGAAGGCCTCCTGCTCGGGCTGGCCGCAGGCGACGCGGCCGGCTGGCCCGCAGCCCGGCACCGCGCCAGCCGGATGCCGCAGTGGACCCGCCGCCTCACCCGCGAGCTCGACACCTTCGCCGAGCAGAACGCCACCACCACCCTCCCCGTCCCCATCGCCCTCAACCAGCCCCCGGAGCCACTGCGCCTCGGCCCGTCCGACGACGCCGAATGGGCGGCATTCGCCGCCGAGTCCGTGCTCACCGCCGCGGGCGTCCTGCTCAGCGACCTCTCCCGTTCCCGCCGCATGCGCGCCGCCATCGACCTCGCCTGGAACGCCCTCGCCTCCGAGGTCGCCGCGGCAGCGGAACGCGCACCCGAGGTGGAGTCCGCCGTCCTGCCCCTGCGCGCGCGGATCTCGGTACGCGCCGGCCTCGGCAACCTCGCCGCGGGCCTGCGCCCGCCGGCCACCGGCCACGACAACCCGCACTACTTCGACGACGCCGCCTGCGTCCGCGCCTGCGTGCTCGCCGTCGTGCACCCCGGCGACGCCGGGGCAGCCGCCGACCTCGCCGAGTTCGACGCCCGCTACACCCAGGACGGCGACGGCGTGCACGGCGCCCGCGCCATGGCCGCCGCCATCGCCACCGCCCTGACCACGGCGGACGTCGACGCCGCCGTCGACGCCGCGCTCGCCCGGCTGCCCGCTGCCACCGAGATCGGCCGCAACGCCCGGCACGCCGTCGGTCTGGCCCGCGCCCATGCGGACGGCGGCGCGTTCGCCATCGTCCCGACCCTTGAGCACGAGATCGTGGACCACGTGTACAGCTACGGCATCGCCGCCGCCGAGACCGTCCCCGTCGCCCTCGCCCTGGCGACCGCCGCACGCGGCAGGACGGGCGAGGCCGTGCCGGCCGCCGCGTGCCTGTCCCGCGTCGCGGACTCCGCTCCCGCCCTGGCCGGCGCGCTCACCGGCGCGATCGGCGGCGGCGACTCCGTTCCCGCCGCCTGGCGCGAGGCCTGCCGCACCCTCTCGGGGTGCGCCCTCCCCCGCCTCGCCGGCACCGACCTGGTCGAACTCGCCACGCTCCTCGCACGGACGGAACTCACCTCACCCAAGGGATGA
- a CDS encoding ADP-ribosylglycohydrolase family protein has protein sequence MEPVKQIACDPQVLLERARGALLGLAVGDALGAPAENMKPSEIRARWGRIEGFVSDDPAGTDDTEYAIFSGLLLARHGSALTVSHVERAWHHWIADLDEGPFRGAGFSERGTLENLRRGLAAPISAQHRHAWSDGLAMRAAPFGVFAAGRPAEAARLVAIDGTVSHDGEGIYGGQAVAAGVAAAMAGGSAASVVSAALSVIPSDSWTARSLRRAVTAAPRGERAVRSAVVIGGYPWTDLAPEAVGLAFGAFAACRGDFPSSVLTAVNMGRDADTTAAVAGALAGAMSGAAAIPAAWGSAIGPVRGSCLPSMRGYHVLDIADLLTPEYEAAR, from the coding sequence ATGGAGCCGGTGAAGCAGATTGCATGCGATCCGCAGGTCCTCCTGGAACGGGCCAGGGGCGCTCTTCTGGGGCTCGCGGTGGGCGACGCGCTCGGCGCCCCCGCGGAGAACATGAAGCCGTCGGAAATCCGGGCGCGATGGGGCCGCATCGAGGGCTTCGTGTCGGACGACCCGGCAGGCACCGACGACACCGAGTACGCGATCTTCTCGGGGCTGCTCCTGGCCCGCCACGGCTCGGCGCTCACCGTCTCCCATGTCGAACGGGCGTGGCACCACTGGATCGCGGACCTCGACGAAGGCCCCTTCCGGGGGGCGGGGTTCTCCGAGCGCGGCACCCTGGAGAACCTCCGCCGCGGCCTGGCCGCGCCCATTTCCGCGCAGCACCGGCACGCGTGGTCGGACGGACTGGCCATGCGGGCCGCGCCGTTCGGGGTCTTCGCGGCGGGCCGGCCCGCCGAGGCGGCGCGGCTGGTCGCCATCGACGGCACGGTCAGTCACGACGGGGAGGGCATCTACGGCGGCCAGGCGGTGGCGGCGGGCGTGGCGGCGGCCATGGCGGGCGGCAGTGCGGCGTCCGTGGTCTCCGCCGCCCTGTCGGTCATTCCGTCTGACTCGTGGACGGCCCGTTCCCTGCGCCGGGCGGTCACCGCCGCCCCGCGCGGGGAACGGGCGGTGCGCTCGGCGGTGGTCATCGGCGGCTACCCCTGGACGGACCTGGCGCCGGAGGCAGTGGGCCTGGCGTTCGGCGCCTTCGCCGCCTGCCGCGGCGACTTCCCCTCCTCCGTGCTCACCGCCGTGAACATGGGCCGCGACGCGGACACCACCGCCGCGGTGGCGGGCGCCCTGGCCGGCGCCATGTCGGGCGCCGCGGCGATCCCCGCCGCCTGGGGCTCGGCCATCGGCCCGGTGCGCGGAAGCTGCCTGCCGTCGATGCGGGGCTACCACGTCCTGGACATCGCGGACCTCCTCACCCCGGAATACGAGGCCGCCCGATGA
- a CDS encoding VIT1/CCC1 transporter family protein, with amino-acid sequence MSIIDVEAPLHTAHRDNHTHRDVNGGWLRPAVFGAMDGLVSNLALMTGVAGGAVAPQTIVITGLAGLAAGAFSMAAGEYTSVASQRELVLAELDVERQQLRKHPVDEMEELAELYVSRGVEPALAREVALQLSRDPEQALEIHAREELGIDPDDLPSPLVAAVSSFGSFALGALLPVLPYLLGATALWPAVLLALAGLFACGAVVARVTARSWWYSGLRQLLLGGAAAGVTYVLGTWIGAAIG; translated from the coding sequence ATGTCCATCATCGACGTCGAAGCGCCGCTGCACACCGCCCACCGCGACAACCACACCCACCGCGATGTCAACGGCGGATGGCTGAGGCCGGCCGTCTTCGGCGCGATGGACGGGCTCGTCTCCAACCTCGCCCTCATGACCGGCGTGGCCGGCGGAGCCGTCGCCCCGCAGACCATCGTGATCACGGGCCTCGCCGGACTCGCCGCCGGAGCCTTCTCGATGGCCGCCGGCGAGTACACCTCCGTGGCCTCCCAGCGCGAACTGGTCCTCGCCGAGCTCGACGTCGAGCGGCAGCAGCTGCGCAAGCACCCCGTCGACGAGATGGAGGAGCTGGCCGAGCTGTACGTCTCGCGCGGCGTCGAGCCGGCGCTCGCCCGCGAGGTCGCCCTGCAGCTGTCCCGCGACCCCGAGCAGGCCCTGGAGATCCACGCCCGCGAGGAGCTCGGCATCGACCCCGACGACCTGCCGTCGCCGCTCGTCGCCGCCGTCTCGTCCTTCGGTTCCTTCGCCCTGGGTGCACTGCTGCCCGTACTGCCGTACCTGCTCGGCGCCACGGCCCTGTGGCCCGCGGTGCTGCTCGCGCTGGCCGGCCTCTTCGCCTGCGGCGCGGTCGTCGCCCGGGTCACCGCCCGGTCGTGGTGGTACAGCGGCCTGCGCCAGCTGCTGCTCGGCGGCGCGGCCGCCGGTGTGACGTACGTCCTGGGCACCTGGATCGGCGCGGCCATAGGCTGA
- the gltB gene encoding glutamate synthase large subunit gives MDGRPAQQGMYDPRNEKDACGVGFVANLTGEATHTLVEQALTVLRNLEHRGATGSEPDSGDGAGILSQVPDAFLREVAGFELPEAGAYAVGIAFLPADGTAQAVAAERIEAIAAEENLTVLGWREVPVTPDLLGNGARATMPAFRQLFVSGGGAAGIELDRKAFVLRKRAEREAGVYFPSLSARTIVYKGMLTTGQLEPFFPDLSDRRFASALALVHSRFSTNTFPSWPLAHPYRFVAHNGEINTVKGNRNWMKARESQLASTAFGEGALDRIFPICTPDASDSASFDEVLELLHLGGRSLPHSVLMMIPEAWENHTSMDPARRAFYQYHSTMMEPWDGPACVTFTDGTQVGAVLDRNGLRPGRYWVTDDGLVVLGSEVGVLDIDPAKVVRKGRLQPGKMFLVDTARKRIVEDDEIKDELASAAPYAEWLETGEIELTDLPEREHIVHTHASVTRRQQTFGYTEEELRVILAPMARTGGEPLGSMGTDSPIAALSERPRLLFDYFTQLFAQVTNPPLDAIREELVTSLLSSIGPQSNLLEPTAASCRSVTVPFPVIDNDELAKLIHINADGDMPGMKAATLSGLYRVSGGGESLAARIEEIRAEADAAIAGGARLIVLSDRHSDAEHAPIPSLLLTAAVHHHLIATKQRTQVGLLVEAGDVREVHHVALLIGYGAAAVNPYLAMESVEDLLRAGTFLSGLEPEQAIRNLIYALGKGVLKVMSKMGISTVASYRGAQVFEAVGLDDAFVETYFNGTATKIGGAGLDVIAKEVAARHAKAYPVSGVAATHRALEIGGEYQWRREGEPHLFDPETVFRLQHATRNRRYDIFRQYTDRVNEQSERLMTLRGLFGFKTGLPGRTPISLDEVEPVSEIVKRFSTGAMSYGSISKEAHETLAIAMNQLGAKSNTGEGGEDPERLYDPARRSSIKQVASGRFGVTSEYLVNADDIQIKMAQGAKPGEGGQLPGHKVYPWVAKTRHSTPGVGLISPPPHHDIYSIEDLAQLIHDLKNANPAARIHVKLVSEVGVGTVAAGVSKAHADVVLISGHDGGTGASPLTSLKHAGGPWELGLAETQQTLLLNGLRDRIVVQTDGQLKTGRDVVIAALLGAEEFGFATAPLVVSGCVMMRVCHLDTCPVGIATQNPVLRDRFSGKPEFVVNFFEFIAEEVRELLAELGFRTIEEAVGHAELLDTTKAVSHWKAQGLDLEPLFYVPELPEGAVRHALIEQDHGLEKALDNELIELAADALNAETAEAAQPVRAQVAIRNINRTVGTMLGHHVTKRFGGAGLPDNTIDLTFTGSAGQSFGAFVPKGVTLRLEGDANDYVGKGLSGGRIVVRPDRGADHLAEYSTIAGNTIGYGATGGEMFLRGRTGERFCVRNSGALVVSEGVGDHGCEYMTGGTAVVLGETGRNFAAGMSGGVAYVVDLDPHNVNVGNAGAVEALSDTDKQWLHDVVRRHEEETGSTVAAKLLADWSAAVDRFSKIIPTTYKAVLAAKDAAELAGLSESETTEKMMEAATHG, from the coding sequence ATGGACGGTCGCCCCGCCCAGCAGGGCATGTACGACCCGCGCAACGAGAAGGACGCCTGCGGCGTCGGATTCGTGGCGAACCTCACCGGCGAGGCCACCCACACCCTCGTTGAGCAGGCCCTGACCGTTCTGCGGAACCTCGAGCACCGTGGCGCCACCGGCTCCGAGCCGGACTCCGGCGACGGCGCGGGAATCCTGTCCCAGGTGCCGGACGCCTTCCTCCGCGAGGTCGCCGGATTCGAGCTCCCCGAGGCCGGCGCGTACGCCGTCGGCATCGCCTTCCTGCCCGCCGACGGCACCGCACAGGCCGTCGCCGCGGAGCGGATCGAGGCCATCGCCGCCGAGGAGAACCTCACGGTCCTCGGCTGGCGCGAGGTCCCGGTCACCCCCGACCTGCTCGGCAACGGCGCCCGCGCCACCATGCCGGCCTTCCGCCAGCTCTTCGTCTCCGGGGGCGGGGCGGCCGGCATCGAGCTGGACCGCAAGGCCTTCGTGCTGCGCAAGCGCGCCGAGCGCGAGGCCGGCGTGTACTTCCCGTCGCTCTCCGCCCGGACCATCGTCTACAAGGGCATGCTGACCACCGGCCAGCTGGAGCCCTTCTTCCCGGACCTCTCCGACCGCCGCTTCGCCTCGGCGCTCGCCCTGGTCCACTCCCGGTTCTCCACGAACACCTTCCCGTCCTGGCCGCTCGCCCACCCGTACCGCTTCGTCGCGCACAACGGCGAGATCAACACGGTCAAGGGCAACCGGAACTGGATGAAGGCCCGCGAGTCCCAGCTCGCCTCGACCGCCTTCGGGGAGGGCGCGCTCGACCGCATCTTCCCGATCTGCACCCCGGACGCCTCTGACTCGGCCTCCTTCGACGAGGTCCTGGAGCTGCTCCACCTCGGCGGCCGGTCGCTGCCGCACAGCGTGCTGATGATGATCCCGGAGGCGTGGGAGAACCACACCTCCATGGACCCGGCCCGCCGCGCGTTCTACCAGTACCACTCCACGATGATGGAGCCCTGGGACGGCCCCGCCTGCGTCACCTTCACCGACGGCACCCAGGTCGGCGCGGTCCTCGACCGCAACGGCCTGCGCCCCGGACGCTACTGGGTCACCGACGACGGCCTCGTCGTCCTCGGCTCCGAGGTCGGTGTCCTCGACATCGACCCGGCCAAGGTCGTCCGCAAGGGCCGCCTGCAGCCCGGCAAGATGTTCCTCGTCGACACCGCCCGGAAGCGGATCGTCGAGGACGACGAGATCAAGGACGAGCTCGCCTCCGCCGCCCCGTACGCCGAATGGCTGGAGACCGGCGAGATCGAGCTGACCGACCTGCCCGAGCGCGAGCACATCGTCCACACGCACGCCTCGGTCACCCGCCGCCAGCAGACCTTCGGCTACACCGAGGAGGAGCTGCGCGTCATCCTCGCGCCGATGGCCCGTACCGGCGGCGAGCCGCTCGGCTCCATGGGCACGGACTCCCCGATCGCGGCGCTGTCCGAGCGCCCCCGGCTGCTCTTCGACTACTTCACCCAGCTGTTCGCGCAGGTCACCAACCCGCCGCTGGACGCCATCCGCGAAGAGCTCGTCACCTCGCTGCTGTCCTCGATCGGCCCGCAGTCCAACCTGCTGGAGCCGACCGCGGCTTCCTGCCGCAGCGTCACCGTGCCCTTCCCGGTGATCGACAACGACGAGCTGGCCAAGCTCATCCACATCAACGCCGACGGCGACATGCCCGGGATGAAGGCCGCCACGCTCTCCGGCCTCTACCGGGTCTCCGGCGGCGGCGAGTCGCTCGCCGCCCGGATCGAGGAGATCCGAGCCGAGGCCGACGCGGCCATCGCGGGCGGCGCCCGCCTGATCGTCCTCTCGGACCGCCACTCGGACGCCGAGCACGCGCCGATCCCGTCGCTGCTGCTCACCGCCGCCGTGCACCACCACCTCATCGCCACCAAGCAGCGCACCCAGGTGGGGCTGCTGGTCGAGGCCGGTGACGTGCGCGAGGTCCACCACGTCGCGCTGCTCATCGGCTACGGCGCCGCCGCGGTCAACCCGTACCTCGCCATGGAGTCCGTCGAGGACCTGCTGCGCGCCGGTACCTTCCTGTCCGGCCTGGAGCCGGAGCAGGCCATCCGGAACCTGATCTACGCGCTCGGCAAGGGCGTCCTGAAGGTCATGTCCAAGATGGGCATCTCCACCGTCGCCTCCTACCGCGGCGCCCAGGTCTTCGAGGCCGTCGGCCTGGACGACGCGTTCGTCGAGACCTACTTCAACGGCACCGCCACCAAGATCGGCGGCGCCGGCCTGGACGTCATCGCCAAGGAGGTGGCCGCCCGCCACGCCAAGGCGTACCCGGTCTCCGGCGTCGCGGCCACGCACCGCGCCCTGGAGATCGGCGGCGAGTACCAGTGGCGCCGCGAGGGCGAGCCGCACCTGTTCGACCCGGAGACGGTCTTCCGCCTCCAGCACGCCACCCGCAACCGCCGGTACGACATCTTCCGGCAGTACACGGACCGTGTGAACGAGCAGTCCGAGCGCCTGATGACGCTGCGCGGCCTCTTCGGCTTCAAGACCGGACTGCCGGGGCGTACCCCGATCTCCCTCGACGAGGTCGAGCCGGTCTCCGAGATCGTCAAGCGCTTCTCCACCGGCGCCATGTCGTACGGCTCCATCTCCAAGGAGGCGCACGAGACCCTCGCCATCGCCATGAACCAGCTGGGCGCCAAGTCCAACACCGGTGAGGGCGGCGAGGACCCCGAGCGCCTGTACGACCCGGCGCGCCGCTCCTCCATCAAGCAGGTCGCCTCCGGCCGCTTCGGCGTGACGAGCGAGTACCTGGTCAACGCGGACGACATCCAGATCAAGATGGCGCAGGGTGCCAAGCCCGGCGAGGGCGGCCAGCTGCCCGGCCACAAGGTCTACCCGTGGGTCGCCAAGACCCGGCACTCCACCCCGGGCGTCGGCCTGATCTCCCCGCCGCCGCACCACGACATCTACTCCATCGAGGACCTGGCCCAGCTGATCCACGACCTCAAGAACGCCAACCCGGCCGCCCGCATCCACGTGAAGCTGGTCTCCGAGGTCGGCGTCGGCACGGTCGCGGCGGGCGTCTCCAAGGCCCACGCGGACGTCGTCCTGATCTCCGGCCACGACGGCGGAACGGGCGCTTCCCCGCTCACCTCGCTCAAGCACGCGGGCGGTCCCTGGGAGCTGGGTCTCGCCGAGACCCAGCAGACCCTGCTGCTCAACGGCCTGCGCGACCGCATCGTCGTCCAGACCGACGGCCAGCTCAAGACCGGCCGCGACGTGGTCATCGCCGCCCTGCTCGGCGCCGAGGAGTTCGGTTTCGCGACCGCGCCGCTCGTCGTCTCCGGCTGCGTCATGATGCGCGTCTGCCACCTGGACACCTGCCCGGTCGGCATCGCCACCCAGAACCCGGTCCTGCGCGACCGGTTCTCCGGCAAGCCCGAATTCGTCGTCAACTTCTTCGAGTTCATCGCGGAGGAGGTGCGCGAGCTGCTCGCCGAGCTGGGCTTCCGCACGATCGAGGAGGCCGTCGGCCACGCCGAGCTGCTGGACACCACCAAGGCCGTCTCGCACTGGAAGGCGCAGGGTCTCGACCTGGAGCCGCTCTTCTACGTGCCCGAGCTGCCCGAGGGCGCGGTCCGCCACGCCCTGATCGAGCAGGACCACGGTCTGGAGAAGGCCCTCGACAACGAGCTGATCGAGCTCGCGGCCGACGCGCTGAACGCCGAGACCGCCGAGGCGGCCCAGCCGGTCCGCGCCCAGGTCGCCATCCGGAACATCAACCGGACCGTCGGTACGATGCTCGGCCACCACGTCACCAAGCGGTTCGGCGGCGCGGGCCTGCCCGACAACACGATCGACCTGACCTTCACGGGCAGCGCCGGCCAGTCCTTCGGCGCCTTCGTCCCGAAGGGCGTCACCCTCCGCCTGGAGGGCGACGCCAACGACTACGTCGGCAAGGGCCTGTCCGGCGGCCGGATCGTGGTCCGCCCGGACCGCGGTGCCGACCACCTCGCCGAGTACTCCACCATCGCCGGCAACACCATCGGCTACGGAGCCACCGGCGGCGAGATGTTCCTGCGCGGCCGCACCGGCGAGCGCTTCTGCGTCCGCAACTCCGGTGCCCTGGTCGTCTCGGAGGGCGTGGGCGACCACGGCTGCGAGTACATGACCGGCGGCACGGCAGTCGTCCTGGGCGAGACGGGCCGCAACTTCGCGGCCGGCATGTCGGGCGGCGTCGCGTACGTCGTCGACCTCGACCCGCACAACGTCAACGTCGGCAACGCGGGCGCGGTCGAGGCCCTGTCCGACACCGACAAGCAGTGGCTGCACGATGTGGTGCGCCGCCACGAGGAGGAGACCGGCTCGACCGTGGCCGCGAAGCTCCTGGCTGACTGGTCCGCCGCGGTGGACCGCTTCAGCAAGATCATCCCGACCACGTACAAGGCAGTGCTCGCCGCCAAGGACGCCGCTGAGCTCGCCGGACTCTCGGAATCCGAGACCACGGAGAAGATGATGGAGGCGGCGACCCATGGCTGA
- a CDS encoding glutamate synthase subunit beta: MADPKGFLTTTRETACSRPVADRLKDWNEVYVPGSLLPIISKQAGRCMDCGIPFCHNGCPLGNLIPEWNDYAYRDDWAAASERLHATNNFPEFTGRLCPAPCESACVLGINQPAVTIKNVEVSIIDKAWDNGDVTPQAPERLSGKTVAVIGSGPAGLAAAQQLTRAGHTVVVYERADRIGGLLRYGIPEFKMEKVHINRRIEQMRAEGTKFRTGIEVGRDITATDLRKRFDAVVVAAGATVSRDLPVPGRELNGIHFAMEYLPLANKVQEGDFLAPPITAEGKHVVVIGGGDTGADCVGTAHRQGAASVTQLEIMPKPGEERNANQPWPTFPMLYKVTSAHEEGGERVYSVSTTHFEGDEDGNVQALHLVEVEFVDGKLVQKPGTERVLPAQLVTLAMGFTGTDQANGLVQQFGVELDARGNIDRDASYATNVDGVFVAGDAGRGQSLIVWAIAEGRSAARGVDRYLTGSSTLPYPVKPTDRSLTV; the protein is encoded by the coding sequence ATGGCTGACCCGAAGGGCTTCCTCACCACCACGCGCGAGACCGCCTGCTCCCGTCCCGTCGCCGACCGGCTGAAGGACTGGAACGAGGTCTACGTCCCGGGCTCGCTGCTGCCGATCATCAGCAAGCAGGCCGGCCGCTGCATGGACTGCGGCATCCCGTTCTGCCACAACGGCTGCCCGCTCGGGAACCTGATCCCCGAGTGGAACGACTACGCCTACCGCGATGACTGGGCGGCGGCGTCGGAGCGGCTGCACGCGACGAACAACTTCCCGGAGTTCACCGGCCGCCTGTGCCCGGCCCCGTGCGAGTCGGCGTGCGTCCTCGGCATCAACCAGCCCGCCGTCACCATCAAGAACGTCGAAGTCTCGATCATCGACAAGGCGTGGGACAACGGGGACGTCACCCCGCAGGCCCCGGAGCGCCTGTCCGGCAAGACCGTCGCCGTGATCGGCTCCGGACCGGCCGGCCTGGCCGCCGCCCAGCAGCTGACCCGGGCCGGCCACACCGTCGTCGTGTACGAGCGCGCCGACCGCATCGGCGGTCTGCTGCGCTACGGCATCCCCGAGTTCAAGATGGAGAAGGTGCACATCAACCGCCGCATCGAGCAGATGCGCGCGGAGGGCACCAAGTTCCGCACCGGCATCGAGGTCGGCCGGGACATCACGGCGACCGACCTGCGCAAGCGGTTCGACGCGGTGGTCGTCGCGGCCGGCGCCACGGTCTCGCGCGACCTGCCGGTACCGGGCCGCGAGCTGAACGGCATCCACTTCGCGATGGAGTACCTGCCGCTCGCGAACAAGGTCCAGGAGGGCGACTTCCTGGCCCCGCCCATCACGGCCGAGGGCAAGCACGTGGTCGTCATCGGCGGCGGCGACACCGGCGCGGACTGCGTGGGCACCGCCCACCGCCAGGGCGCGGCCTCGGTCACCCAGCTGGAGATCATGCCGAAGCCGGGCGAGGAGCGGAACGCCAACCAGCCGTGGCCGACCTTCCCGATGCTCTACAAGGTCACCTCGGCCCACGAGGAGGGCGGCGAGCGGGTCTACTCCGTCTCCACCACCCACTTCGAGGGCGACGAGGACGGCAACGTCCAGGCCCTGCACCTGGTCGAGGTCGAGTTCGTCGACGGCAAGCTCGTCCAGAAGCCCGGCACCGAGCGCGTCCTCCCCGCGCAGCTGGTGACCCTGGCGATGGGCTTCACGGGCACCGACCAGGCGAACGGCCTGGTCCAGCAGTTCGGTGTGGAGCTGGACGCCCGCGGCAACATCGACCGCGACGCCTCGTACGCGACCAACGTCGACGGCGTCTTCGTCGCCGGCGACGCGGGCCGCGGCCAGTCGCTCATCGTCTGGGCCATCGCGGAGGGCCGCTCGGCCGCCCGCGGCGTGGACCGCTACCTGACCGGCAGCAGCACCCTCCCGTACCCGGTCAAGCCGACGGACCGCTCGCTGACCGTGTAG